The Solicola gregarius DNA window CGCCGCCCGCTCACGCCGACCGGCACGAACCTTCTCGGGTTGGTGAAGCACTTGACGGGGGTGGAGGCCGGCTACCTCGGCGTGACCTTCGACCGGCCGTTCGAGCTGCTTCCGTGGTTGACCGACGACGCCGACGACAACGTCGACATGTGGGCGACACCCGACGAGACCCGCGAACAGGTCGTCGGCCTCTACCGGCAGGTGTGGGAGCACTCTGACGAGACGATCGACACCGTCGACCTGGACGCGCCCGTTGTCGTGCGCCACTGGCCGCCCGAGCGCCGCGACGTCACCCTGCACCTCATCCTGGTGTATGTGATCGCCGAGACACATCGCCATGCAGGGCACGCCGATATCGTGCGCGAGCTCATCGACGGTGCGGCAGGGATGCGCGACGGCACCAGCAACCTTCCCGGTGGCGACCCGACCTGGTGGAGCGACTACCGCGAGCAGGTCGAGCGTGCCGCCCGCATCGCGGGCGAGCCGTGACGTTCGCAGACCCGAGCCCGTCGACGATCGCAACCGCACGCACGCGGATCGCACCGCACGTACGCCCGCTCGCGACACGGCGCTCCGAATCGCGGAGCACCTTGGTAGACGGCGATGTGGTCCTCGCGCTCGAGAACGAGCAGCCGACCGGAAGCTTCAAGATCCGAGGCGCCGCGAACGCCGTCCTCTCGCACCTCGAGCGGGGCGTCACGGGCATCACCACGGCTTCGACCGGCAACCATGCGCGCGCAGTGGCGCACATCGCCCTCGCACACGGATTGCCCGTACGCGCGTACGTCTCACGCGACGTGAGCGACGGCCGGGTACGCGGCCTACACGCATTGGGCTCCGAGGTCGACCCGTCGGCGGCCGACCAGACCGAGGCGATCGAGCGCGCGCAGGCGTACGCGGACGAGCACGGCCACGCGTTCGTACCGCCGTTCGACGATCCGGACGTGATCAGCGGGCAAGGAACCCTCGGGCTCGACGTCGCGGATGCCCTTCCCGGCTTGGACATCGTCGTCGTGCCCGTCTCCGGTGGCGGTCTCGCGTCCGGACTAGCGATCGCCGTCAAGACCGCTCTCCCTGTCGCCCGAGTGATCGGTGTTTGCGCCGAGCGGGCACCCGCGATGAGGGCGGCCCTTGATGCCGGGCACCCAGTGGACGTACCCGAGCGCGAGACCGTCGCCGACTCGCTGCGCGGCGACCTCGGCCCCGATAACCGCTACACGTTCCGGCTGGTTCGCGACTTCGTCGACGAGGTAGCGACGATCGGCGAGGACTCGATCCTCGAAGCGCAGCACGAGCTGCGGCGCGACGGCCTGGCGGTCGAAGGCGCCGCTGCCGCTGCCGCGGCATACGTGAGCGCGACGCCGGCGGCCTTCGCCGGCCTCCGGACCGCAGTCATCGTGTCGGGGGCGGCCGACGACGCGCGCAGCTGACCGCCAAGCCCGCGAATCGTCAAGGACGCCTTGGATCTGTGTGTCTAACGATGGCGGGTACGACGAGGTCCCACGTCGATCTCGGCGGCACCTGGTGACCCATGCCGTCGACAATCAACAGCTCGGCACCGTCGATCTCCGCGGCCAGGGCCTCACCGTGCTCCGGCGGGAACATCGGATCCTCGCGCCCATGGATGACGAGCGTCGGCGCGAGCACGTTTCTCATCGGCGGTGAGTCGTACTCGCTGTCGCCCAGGTCCAGCCAGTGGTTCTTGGTCGCCGATTCGATGCGGGTCGTCCGGTCGACGGTCCGGGCGGCGACCGCTCGCGCGTACGCCTCGTCGAACTCACCCGGCGCGGCCAGCGGGCGCTCGGCCTCGACCAGGTAGTCGATCACCGCAGCCCGATCCGACCAGTCGGGCTCTGGCGGCGGGTTCTCGAACGACTCTCGCGCACGTGGCGCCATCGATGGCAGATCGCGTTGCGTGCTTGGCGTACCGGCAATGCTCGTCGACATCAGGGTGAGCGTCGTGACCCTCTCCGGCGCGTACGCGGCGATGTACTGCGCGATTCCGCCGCCCATCGAGATGCCGACGACGTGCGCCGTTCCACCCGCGACCTCGTCGATGAGCGCGATCGGGTCGCGGGTGAGGTCGTCGCCGGTGTACGTGGGTTCGCCGGGCGGAGAGCTCGTCGAACGTCCGGTATCGCGATGGTCGTACCGGATGACGAATCGCCCGGCCTCGCCGAGAGCGCGACAGAAGTCGGGATCCCACCCATCCATGGATCCTGCCGCACCCGAGATGAGCAGCATCGCGGGTGCATCGCGGTCGCCGAATGTGTCGACGCAGATCTCGACCCCGCGGAGCTGCACCATCGTCTCGACCATGCGCCGCACCCTACGCCGGAGACGACTTTCTCGAATGTGCTCCGACGGAGCGTTACTCGCCGCTACGGTACGTACAAGGTGCGTAAAGGCATCAGGCCCGCTCCCTCGGGTTGCGCACCTTGTGACCCCGGCCTCGCTCGCGAGGCCGGGGTCTCGGCGTCTCTGGTTTCGCTGCTCGGGTTTCGGGTAGGTGCTCTGTCACAGGGACCAGTCGGTGCTCCACACGGGAGCATGCCGAGTTAGGACAGCGCCATGAAGCGACAGATAGCCGCCGGTCTCGGGGCTGCGACCCTCACCCTGGGCATCGCGGTCAGCACGGGAGCGTCCGCTGATGCACTCCCGCAGACTCAACAACAGACCAGCTCGCGCGTCGAGATCGCGTCCTCGCGAATGCTCGAGACGGTCCACCAGTGGCAGGAGACCGGCTACTGGTGTGGGCCGGCCGCAACCCGTCACGCACTCACCGCGCGAGGCATCGAGAGCTACTCCCAGTCGGAGCTCGCGGACCGCCTCGGAACAGACACCGGCGGGACCGATCACATCAGTCAGGTGACCGGCGTGCTCAACGACCTCGGAGCCGGCAACTACAAGACGGTGGAGACGCTCAGCGATCCCATGTCGGATTCGCAGAAGGCGGCCCTGTGGGACCACATCGTGGAGAGCGTCAACGCCGACCGCGCCGTGGTCGCCAACATCATCTCGATGCCGTCCAGCAAGCCGGACCACTATCCGAACTCGACGATCTACCACTACTTCACGATCAGTGGGTACGACTCGGACACCGATCGGGTGCGGATCGTCGACTCCGCCTTCGGCGTCGCACGCTACTGGCTGCCGTTCGACCAGGCGGCTCGGCTGATCGCCGGAAAGGGGTACTCGTACCACGACGCGTAGGTCGCACAACGCGACCGTGCTGCGCCGACGGGATAACGCGTTTACGTGCTCGCCTCGCCGCCATACGATCACGGCGTGACCCCTCGTGCCCTCTCGTTCGGCTCGGCCGCGGCGGCGTACGAGCGGTTCCGGCCGGGCTACCCCGACGCGCTGGTCGAGCGCGTGCTCGCGTACGGCACTGGGCCGATGCGGACTGCCCTGGAGATCGGTGCGGGTACGGGCAAGGCCACGCGTGCCTTCGTGCGGCACGGCGTGGAGGTGCTCGCATCGGAGCCCGATCCGTTGATGCTGGCCGAGCTACGTCGTCAGGTGCCAGGGGCGGCGACACAGCAGGCAACGTTCGAGGAGGTCTCGACGGAGCCGACGTACGACCTCGTGTACGCGGCCGCCTCGTTGCACTGGACCGATTCGGCGACCCGGTGGCGTCGAATCGCTGCCCTGCTGCGACCTGGCGGCACCCTTGCCTCGTTCGGCGCTCCGATCCAGCTGGCGACCGCGGCAGACCGCGCGACGTACGAGGCCGCGCGCAGCCCGTACCTCGACCACGACTTCATCCCGTCGCCGGACGGCACGCCCGCCGATGCGGCCCTGGAGTGGCCCGGAACGGAGCTGATGGGCTCCGACCTCTTCACGGACGTACAGCAGGTGGTCGTCGAGCGGCGTTGGTCGGGTACGGCGGCCGAGTACGTCGGCTACCTCTCGACCGTGTCGGCGTACCTGCAACTGCCGTCTGAACGGCGCGCCGAGGCGTTGCGGCAGGTCGCCGCGGCCCTTCCCGAGCGGGTTGAGATATCCGGCGACCTGACGGTCCACCTCGCTCGCCGCGCGGGATGACCACCGGCCGTTCCGAAGGCACGCGGGGTCGCCTGCCGGCGGGCGGCGCCGTCGTGCCAGCGTAGAGGTTCGAACCCGAGCCGGAGGTGCCCGCAGCATGTCGTACTTCGAGCGCACAGGTGCGTCAACGTACCGCGCGACGAGCAACGTGAGCGGCGCCTGGGACCCCGCTGACCAACACATCGCTCCCGCCCTCGGGCTGCTCGCGCACGTCGTCGAGATGGATCGTGACCGGCGCGGCCGCGACGACCTCGTCATCGGCCGCCTCTCGTACGACATCTTGGGCACGGTGCCCGTCGAGGAGATGGAGACATCGGTCGAAGTCCTGCGGCCCGGTCGTACGATCGAGCTGGTCGAGGCGGTCCTCCGGCACAACAACCGCGACGTCGTACGAATGCGGGTCTGGCTGCTACAACCGCGCGACACCGCCGACCTGGCCGGCACCGCGCTGCCGCGGATCCCATCGCCGGACGACACGCCCGCGTGGGATCCGGCGACCGTGTGGCCGGGCGGGTTCATCGGCTCCGTCGAGGTTCGTCGCGCACAGGTCGAGCCCGGGCGCGCGGCGTTCTGGGTACGTACCACGCAGCCGCTCGTCGACGACGAGAAGGCGAGCCGGCTCGCGGCGGCCGTCGGACTCCTCGACATCGCGAACGGCATGACCGTGCGCGCCGATCCCAAGGCCGTGGTCTTCCCGAACGTCGACCTGACTGCTCATCTGTTCGCTGAGCCGCAGGGCGACTGGCTCGGCTTCGACACCACCGTCTCGTTCGGTACGTCCGGGCTGGGTACGACGAGCACCGTCATCCACGACGCCGGCGGGCCGATCGGGACGATGACGCAGATGCTGACGGTCAGGCCCCGCTAGAGCGCGAGATCCGAGCGAGTCGTCAGTCGGCCGGTGGCGACTCGGCCCCATCGCGCTCGTCTCGGTCGGCCCATTCCAGCAAGGGTGCGATGTCGAAGACCGCCTCGTCGATGCGTGCGTGCAGGTCACCCAGCTTGGCGTACCGCAAGGGCATCGACGTGATCGTGAAGTCTTCGGGACGTACGTCGTCTATCTCGTCCCACCGCACCGGCGCCGACACCCTTGCATCGGGCACGCCACGGACGGAGTATGCACACGCGATCGTGTGGTCGCGGGCGTTCTGGTTGTAGTCGACGAAGAGCATCGCCGGATCCCGGTCCTTGCGCCACCAGGTCGTGGTCACGTCGTCGGGCGCCCGGCGCTCGACCTCGCGAGCGAACGCCAATGCCGCCCGCCGTACGTCGGCGAATCCGTGCTCGGGTGCGATGCGGACGTACACGTGCATTCCGCGTCCCCCCGACGTCTTCGGCCACCCCGTCGCGCCGAGCTCGTCGAGGAGCTCGTGAACGACGTGAGCCACCCGCTGGACAGTGGCGAAGTCGCAGTCGGGCATCGGATCGAGGTCGATTCGCCACTCGTCGGGTACTTCGGTGTCGGCGCGCCGGCTGTTCCACGGATGGAACTCGACCGTCGACATCTGCACGGCCCAGATCACCTGCGCCAGGTCGGTGACGCACAGTTCGTACGCGTGCCTGCCGTACCGGGGGAACTCCACCCGTACGGTCTCGATCCAGGGCGGCGCACCGGCCGGGATCCGCTTCTGGTGGACCTTGTCGCCGCTGATGCCGGTCGGAAAGCGGTGCAGCATGCACGGCCGCTCGCGCAGCGCGTTGACGACACCGTCGCCGACGGAGAGGTAGTAGTTGACGAGGTCGCGCTTGGTCGCCCCCGTCTGCGGGAAGTAGACGCGGTCGGGATTCGTAACCCGCACCACGTACGGCCCGACCTCGATCTCGACCGGATCGCCCGCTTTCGACGCCATGCCGCCTCCCGTAGCCGCACGTGCCGCGGCCGCGGCACCACCCTACTCAGAGCCGGCGCCCTCCACGTACGCCTTGATGCCCTCGAGCCAGGTGCGGATGTTATCGGCGAGCACGCCGTCGTCGATGTGTGGCGCAACGGCGGCGGCGTCCATCGACTCCTCGCAGCGGATCCGGGCCCGGGCGGGGCCGAGCTCGTCGAACTCATAGACGCATGCCATCGCCATACCCGGTGCAGTGTTAGCCCAGGTCAGACGGGTAGCGCGCTCCACCAGCGCGAACGCCGAGGTGACCGGGACGCCGCCGGCGTGCCAGGTGAACCCACTGCCCGTCGCCGGTGGCCCGGATGGAACTGCCTTCGATATGTCGTCGCGCAGACTC harbors:
- a CDS encoding thioesterase family protein is translated as MSYFERTGASTYRATSNVSGAWDPADQHIAPALGLLAHVVEMDRDRRGRDDLVIGRLSYDILGTVPVEEMETSVEVLRPGRTIELVEAVLRHNNRDVVRMRVWLLQPRDTADLAGTALPRIPSPDDTPAWDPATVWPGGFIGSVEVRRAQVEPGRAAFWVRTTQPLVDDEKASRLAAAVGLLDIANGMTVRADPKAVVFPNVDLTAHLFAEPQGDWLGFDTTVSFGTSGLGTTSTVIHDAGGPIGTMTQMLTVRPR
- a CDS encoding class I SAM-dependent methyltransferase, coding for MTPRALSFGSAAAAYERFRPGYPDALVERVLAYGTGPMRTALEIGAGTGKATRAFVRHGVEVLASEPDPLMLAELRRQVPGAATQQATFEEVSTEPTYDLVYAAASLHWTDSATRWRRIAALLRPGGTLASFGAPIQLATAADRATYEAARSPYLDHDFIPSPDGTPADAALEWPGTELMGSDLFTDVQQVVVERRWSGTAAEYVGYLSTVSAYLQLPSERRAEALRQVAAALPERVEISGDLTVHLARRAG
- a CDS encoding alpha/beta fold hydrolase, which gives rise to MVETMVQLRGVEICVDTFGDRDAPAMLLISGAAGSMDGWDPDFCRALGEAGRFVIRYDHRDTGRSTSSPPGEPTYTGDDLTRDPIALIDEVAGGTAHVVGISMGGGIAQYIAAYAPERVTTLTLMSTSIAGTPSTQRDLPSMAPRARESFENPPPEPDWSDRAAVIDYLVEAERPLAAPGEFDEAYARAVAARTVDRTTRIESATKNHWLDLGDSEYDSPPMRNVLAPTLVIHGREDPMFPPEHGEALAAEIDGAELLIVDGMGHQVPPRSTWDLVVPAIVRHTDPRRP
- a CDS encoding DinB family protein, translating into MATPDPKDVLHRYLQTARDVMLWKLDGVSEYDVRRPLTPTGTNLLGLVKHLTGVEAGYLGVTFDRPFELLPWLTDDADDNVDMWATPDETREQVVGLYRQVWEHSDETIDTVDLDAPVVVRHWPPERRDVTLHLILVYVIAETHRHAGHADIVRELIDGAAGMRDGTSNLPGGDPTWWSDYREQVERAARIAGEP
- a CDS encoding pyridoxal-phosphate dependent enzyme — translated: MTFADPSPSTIATARTRIAPHVRPLATRRSESRSTLVDGDVVLALENEQPTGSFKIRGAANAVLSHLERGVTGITTASTGNHARAVAHIALAHGLPVRAYVSRDVSDGRVRGLHALGSEVDPSAADQTEAIERAQAYADEHGHAFVPPFDDPDVISGQGTLGLDVADALPGLDIVVVPVSGGGLASGLAIAVKTALPVARVIGVCAERAPAMRAALDAGHPVDVPERETVADSLRGDLGPDNRYTFRLVRDFVDEVATIGEDSILEAQHELRRDGLAVEGAAAAAAAYVSATPAAFAGLRTAVIVSGAADDARS
- the ligD gene encoding non-homologous end-joining DNA ligase; this encodes MASKAGDPVEIEVGPYVVRVTNPDRVYFPQTGATKRDLVNYYLSVGDGVVNALRERPCMLHRFPTGISGDKVHQKRIPAGAPPWIETVRVEFPRYGRHAYELCVTDLAQVIWAVQMSTVEFHPWNSRRADTEVPDEWRIDLDPMPDCDFATVQRVAHVVHELLDELGATGWPKTSGGRGMHVYVRIAPEHGFADVRRAALAFAREVERRAPDDVTTTWWRKDRDPAMLFVDYNQNARDHTIACAYSVRGVPDARVSAPVRWDEIDDVRPEDFTITSMPLRYAKLGDLHARIDEAVFDIAPLLEWADRDERDGAESPPAD
- a CDS encoding C39 family peptidase, which codes for MKRQIAAGLGAATLTLGIAVSTGASADALPQTQQQTSSRVEIASSRMLETVHQWQETGYWCGPAATRHALTARGIESYSQSELADRLGTDTGGTDHISQVTGVLNDLGAGNYKTVETLSDPMSDSQKAALWDHIVESVNADRAVVANIISMPSSKPDHYPNSTIYHYFTISGYDSDTDRVRIVDSAFGVARYWLPFDQAARLIAGKGYSYHDA
- a CDS encoding SRPBCC family protein: MRPTESPAYRQALIGSVDAAAPACATGSIDIEAPRDAVWDTLAHVENWPSLRDDISKAVPSGPPATGSGFTWHAGGVPVTSAFALVERATRLTWANTAPGMAMACVYEFDELGPARARIRCEESMDAAAVAPHIDDGVLADNIRTWLEGIKAYVEGAGSE